TTCCCAGCACTTGCGGAGCTGCTCCTTGTTCCCTTTGTACGCCCACTTCGGCTTCACCAAGTTGTACCTGGCTTCGATGCAATCTCACATCCTGGTCGCCGTTTGGTTATTGGAGTATATCGGATACTCCGATATATTGATCCAACACTCAACCACCTTGATGTACTCCTCCATGACGTAGTCCATACGCTTCATGGCGTACTCAATGTTCTCTTCCTCGGCTTAGGAGTGGAAGGTTGCCCACAACTCGGCTCCATCTGATCGACCCCGTAGAAATCGGTGTTGAAGAACGGATCGAACTTCGCTTCTGAATCGAAGGTGGGTCCTACATATTCAGTAGTCTCAACCCTGTAGTTTCCGTGGCCGAGCCAATGGGCTCCGCCGAACATCTGCATATCGTCGTCAGCACTGTTCGGGTTTGGGAAATTGTTGGGATCCATATTGAtaagagaagagaagatgaGTGGATTGTGCTTGTGATtgtgagagaaaaaattggattgagggagtatatataatgtttgaaaaaaaaaattttaaaaaaagaaagaaaaatgtgtgcatCATCCTCGTCCGTGGGCCTGTAATGGGCGGACGAGGCGCCAAACAAGAGTCGGGCGACACGTCGTCCGTAGTCGAACTTTCGTCCGACCCGCTCGTCCGTCCGCCTGCAGTGGTCGGGACGAGGACGATGCAAAGGCCTCATCCAGACGATTTTCGAACCATTTGTGGATGCTCTATTAACGGAATAGAATAGTCGATTAATCGACTAAGGAATTAGCCCATATCCTAATCAATTGGTATCGGTTAACCAAAAAGTTGTTTATAAAGCAATACTTTCTCTTTCCCATAATGAAAACTTTTACATGAGTATTAatagtaattgataaagtatgagagagacataattttttttaaataaaatattattatacagTAGATAATAGGTTCCACCCAATTAGACTATTAGAGAGgaaaattatcattaaaaaatgGACTATTTATGGAACATACCAAACAATAAATTGTACTGTAAGACGAAAAGAGTAACTTATTTTAGAACGATTTAATATATTCTTCGAATATAACTAACCgatttttgttataattaagGGTACGAAGGTAAGTATATCACACAAAAAAATGTCGGATTAAGAAAACATCGtaccaaaattattttagaacGGTTTACTCCTTACTAAATCTATTCACGATTCAATATGTATTCGTCAATTTAAAGCAAAACAATAAAACTAAGAACTAACATTAACctttattttatgtactagtatatatcTTTTATGTCCAAAGCTAATTTCTATATATGGAGTTATATGAAAGGAGACACTTtgatactataatattttttttatatcaaaaaatggtaaacaaATTTTAGAGGAAAAAAGAAGTACATGTggcacataaatataaaatatgtactccTCAATAAACGgggatgaaaattttgaaacagATATCTTATCTAGTCACTAATTGTAGCCACCATTTGTATACACTGCTTTAATAAGAAAAGTAATGTTATCGAAAAATTCTAATTCCTCATAATATGATTTCAAAGAAATGTAACTTTTACTATACTTCTTACTTTTCtgtatttgaaaatattaagaaaatagttaagattttgaacttatatcaatcaattaaattcaaccaagtaattcaaataataatggaATTAACCAATTGAAGCaaaataagtataatactaatattttgttaatgaaataataatattaatcataatcatataatcaatagttttaaatttatattaagatttttagtaaattattaatcaaaacataaaaataataattaccatataattataatacacaattttaataattaaactaaaatgtaCTCAATAagttattagagcatctccagcACGGATGTCTCATTCGGACatccactaggacttcccaaaAACACCTTCTGCCAcgtcactaggacttcccatcCCACTGCCACGTCACTAGAATTTCCCCTGCACAATCCGCCCTTCCCATgcggacttcccgcaataaaaaataattcacaaattcacaaataaagCAATTTACGTTtactgaaataaaatttcgacacgaatacgaacgggaaaaattaacaacttcattaaaaaaaacatgcatgagtcggaaaaaaaattacatagtaaacaaaaaaaaaattaaccacaTCAATGCCCACCCCTCCGCGTCCAAacctcttcgatgatatcgtGCTGAAGTCGAACATGGGAATCTGTTTGCCGCATGTCGGTAAATGCGCGCATCCTCTTGACCTCTCCATGAGGTACCCCCATATTCACATTCGCGGTGGCCACGCCGTGCCTTGGACCGGCACCCGTATCATCTTCATTGGTCCACTGAGTCAATTTCGCAGCTTCATTTTCGACAATCATATTGTGCATTATGATACATGCGTACATGACATCGCCGATGTTGGGAATATACCACTGCCGTGAAGGACCCTTCACTACCGCCCATCGactctggagcacaccaaatgcccgctccacatccttgcgcgctgCCTCCTGACGGTCGCAAGGTATGTCTTCTTTTGTCCGAGCGGATgcttgatcgtcttcacaaataCGGGCCAGTTTgagtatatcccatccgccaaatagtatcccatATTGTGttggttgccgttggcgacgAAACTGGTGGCGGGACCAACGTCATTGCACTGATCGTTGAACAGGGGCGACGACTGGAgaacgttgatgtcgttgttcgacccggcgactccaaaataagcatgccatatccacagccggtagtcagctacaacttcaaggatcatcgtgggatgctTGACTTTGAAGCCGGTAGTGTACATCCCCTTCAAGGCGGCggggcagttcttccactcccaatgcatacaatctatgctgcccaacatcccAGGGAACCCGTGCACCGACCCATGCATATCTATCAGCCTCTGGCAGTCTTCGGGGCTCGGGCTCCGAAGATACCGCTCCCCGAATATCGCTCTAAGGCCCGCGCAAAAATTCTGCAGACACTCGACGGCTGTCGACTCGCCAATgtgaaggtactcgtcgaacatgtcggccgCGCCTCCGTACGCCAGTTGCCTGATTACGACAGTGCACTTCTGTAAGGGCGTGACACCGGGTTTGCCAACCGCATCCTCCCAGGTCCTGAAATACAGGTATCTTCTCTCTAAAGCACCCACGATATGCATAAACAacggacgatgcatcctaaaacgtcGCCGAAATAAGGCATCCCCAAAACGCGGTTGCGGAGCAAAGTAGTCCTGATACAATCGAATATGTGCAGCAATGCGGTCACGGGGTATTGTAGTTCGACGACGGATTGGCCGAGGTACCGCCGCCGCTGGGCCCTCCACTGTAGCAGCCGATCTATCGCCCCTTCTAGAGTGACCTCCAATTCATCCTCGCTATCACTGTTACTAGCGCCCCTGCCACTACCACCCGCACGACTATTAGCCATTCTAGATATACTTGAAAATAgagatttagagagagaaacttgttaacacaagtggtgcgaatgaaatgaagttcaacgagccgtatatatagagtttttttttttttaaaaataaataaaataaaattaaactcgGACGTCCGCGGCTGACGTCCGACCGACGCCACAATGGCGAACGTCCGCCCGCCCGCCCGTCGCCAGGATATCCGAGGACGTCCGATGTCCACACGAGACGTCCGTGTCCGACTTATTTTGTTCCAATGGCGAACGTCCCGGTCGCCCGTCGCGGAAGTCCGACCGAACGTCCGCCgctggagatgctcttagtttataacaaaataataatattaaatatgatatcaacatcataataataattattattataattatagttgtTTGTCggtattataattgaatatatgtataattttaaaattttattctttcttagtTAGTTACTAATTTgtagtactaaaataataacagTAATGATAACTAACTACTCCGTCccttccatagtaatagatgCATTACTTTTCGGCaagaagattaagaaaaattgtgttaggtgagttaagtaaatggtgaataaagtgaaaaatgaaaaaggtagagagatcaaagtaagagagtaaagtagatgtggaaaaatgtgttgacttttactaaaaagagaaatgactctattattatggaacgaggggagtattttataattcatgatttaaatagttagtagtatataattatattataattgtgtactataattcataatattaaatatattaatacgtttaattaattattaatgttaaccaaataataataatcatcgAGGTTATTTTAGGCATATACAAAACTAactaccaaaagtgatattataatatcttctctcattcttctcactatttatactattattattaatcaatattaatattattattatgatgttataaattcataattaatttattttttaatatcactcaaatatacttaattataattatagttataattatatttaattattgtaataatattattgttataatacttAAAAACTAGTTGTACTTAATAAAtcattatagtataattatttaaattatgaatcacacaataatatattattattattattattgttattataattttacattaaattaataacaaatcaatatagttttaataaaaatttaaaattgtgaattgcattcataatgatattaagagttgaatatttttagttaggtgttaatgagtataaaatgagtgtaaaataattcaataaaatgaatatttgtagcctaaaatgagtataaaataagtataaaatgagtataaaataatttaataaaatgaatatttttagccTAAAATGAGTatgaaataattcaacaaaaatgatttaattgatttaattatattatataattaatttaattaggtgttttgttcttggtgtatattatgaatgcaattagatgtatatataaaacaccaaaaaagaaagaagaaaaagaagagaaaagaaaaaagaggaaacataaactaaggagaaaaaaagaaaagaaagggaaacaaaatactaaaaagaaagaagaaaatgaagaaaaaaagaaataagagaagaaaaaaataatctcatgtttggtactatttaatggaaatttccaaaaatatcctccataacaaaaaaatcacatatttggtacctagggttatttttgtcactgagtaccaaaaataatataaaataaagatcaggtaccatttgcgtgcgaaagtgaaagatcaggtactatttatgtagttcactctcaTAATAATCaggtaaaataataaaaataatactattaaatatctaaatatgtaagattctaaaaaaaagggaaaaaatatacttagggAAAGTTGATAAATCATAATCCTGAAAATTGTAActactttctttat
The nucleotide sequence above comes from Salvia hispanica cultivar TCC Black 2014 chromosome 5, UniMelb_Shisp_WGS_1.0, whole genome shotgun sequence. Encoded proteins:
- the LOC125189704 gene encoding uncharacterized protein LOC125189704 translates to MHRPLFMHIVGALERRYLYFRTWEDAVGKPGVTPLQKCTVVIRQLAYGGAADMFDEYLHIGESTAVECLQNFCAGLRAIFGERYLRSPSPEDCQRLIDMHGSVHGFPGMLGSIDYDQASARTKEDIPCDRQEAARKDVERAFGVLQSRWAVVKGPSRQWYIPNIGDVMYACIIMHNMIVENEAAKLTQWTNEDDTGAGPRHGVATANVNMGVPHGEVKRMRAFTDMRQTDSHVRLQHDIIEEVWTRRGGH